In one window of Acanthopagrus latus isolate v.2019 chromosome 15, fAcaLat1.1, whole genome shotgun sequence DNA:
- the gpatch11 gene encoding G patch domain-containing protein 11 — protein sequence MSDEEEDYMSDAFLTKIQDVKPGVSMVRRVKEAMKKEMQQKETDVKNRQKTFKEQEKESREAALQNSISNENKGFALLQKMGYKAGQGLGKKGAGRVEPIPLNIKTDRGGIGMEEVKKRKAEEELENYRHKARAKQQNETKSLEDFRSRVRTEREERKIEGDLRRSQRACEQLDSQKGITVPREDWYWPKAETDDEEDDSKEEEEEEIVELTSFDKLQILTSYLRGVHFYCIWCGTTYNDEEDLCSNCPGDTAADHD from the exons ATgtctgatgaggaagaagaCTACATGTCTGATGCATTTCTCACTAAAAT ACAAGATGTAAAACCAGGTGTCAGCATGGTGAGGCGAGTAAAAGAAGCGATGAAGAAGGAGATGCAGCAAAAGGAGACGGACGTCAAGAACCGCCAGAAGACCTTcaaggagcaggagaaggagagcaggGAAGCAGCTTTACAAAACTCTATTAGCAACGAGAACAAAGGGTTTGCACTTCTGCAGAAAATGGGTTACAAAGCTGGTCAAGGCCTGGGGAAGAAAG GAGCTGGGAGAGTGGAGCCCATTCCTTTGAATATCAAAACTG ACAGAGGTGGCATCGgaatggaggaggtgaagaaaagaaaagcggAGGAGGAACTTGAAAATTACCGACACAAAGCGCGAGCCAAACAACAGAACGAGACCAAATCTCTGGAAGATTTCAG GTCAAGAGttaggacagagagagaggagcgtaAGATTGAAGGGGATCTCAGAAGGAGTCAGAGGGCCTGCGAACAGCTTGACAGTCAGAAG GGCATCACTGTCCCCAGGGAAGACTGGTACTGGCCCAAAGCAGAGACtgatgatgaggaagatgattctaaggaggaggaggaagaggagatagTGGAATTAACT TCCTTTGACAAACTGCAAATTTTGACATCCTATCTGAGAGGAGTCCATTTTTATTGCATATGGTGTGGGACCACGTATAATG atGAAGAGGACTTGTGCTCTAACTGTCCAGGGGATACAGCAGCAGACCATGACTGa